A single region of the Chitinophaga niabensis genome encodes:
- a CDS encoding ArnT family glycosyltransferase, which yields MKYLLIAIVAALLFIPFLGAVHLFDWDEINFAEAAREMIVTGNYSQVQIDFQPFWEKPPLFIWMQAISMNIFGINDFAARLPNAIVGIATLLTFFHIGKKQVDEKFGIWWALIYAGSWLPHFYFKSGIIDPTFNYFIFVALYFASRITWSAKPTRMAIFSGIFLGLAVLTKGPAAFLIAVLALLVYWIVNKFRIQIKIVHLLLIMVFSLLTTALWFGYEIAAHGWWFVNEFVVYQWRLFSTPDAGHGGPFFYHWIVLLIGCFPASIFLLSYFQTSRTKSIYLQQSGESKDFRVWMWVLFWVVLLLFSIVKTKIVHYSSLCYFPLSYLAALQIYRLLEGRFTLKGWNISLIMVIGIILGLAIGLLPLVGIYKHELIPHIGDPFARANLEADVPFSFGEMGYGIGYMILVIVSCVMLFNKKVKQGLLCLFISTIFILEATVLNFVPKVEKFSQGAAIEYFESFIGKDVYVHPLSYHSYAHLYYTRKQPGGDPAYYKENQKDNKWLLEGNIDKPAYFICRIQDSAPWRAHPNLEVTGEKNGFVFFKRK from the coding sequence ATGAAGTATCTTTTGATCGCAATCGTTGCGGCCCTGTTATTCATTCCCTTCCTGGGTGCTGTGCATCTGTTCGACTGGGACGAGATCAATTTTGCAGAAGCTGCGAGAGAAATGATCGTTACCGGCAATTACTCCCAGGTGCAGATAGACTTTCAGCCTTTCTGGGAAAAGCCGCCGTTATTTATCTGGATGCAGGCCATCAGCATGAACATCTTTGGCATCAATGATTTTGCAGCCCGCCTGCCCAATGCTATTGTTGGGATTGCCACCCTGCTCACGTTCTTTCATATCGGTAAAAAACAGGTAGATGAAAAGTTCGGCATCTGGTGGGCACTCATTTATGCCGGTTCCTGGTTGCCGCATTTCTATTTTAAATCCGGGATCATAGATCCTACTTTCAACTACTTCATTTTTGTTGCACTATATTTTGCGTCACGGATCACATGGTCTGCGAAACCTACGCGCATGGCTATTTTCAGCGGCATCTTCCTGGGGCTGGCAGTACTCACCAAAGGGCCTGCAGCGTTCCTCATCGCCGTGCTGGCTTTGCTGGTCTACTGGATCGTGAACAAGTTCCGCATCCAGATAAAGATCGTACACCTGCTGCTGATCATGGTGTTCTCTTTACTGACCACCGCGCTGTGGTTTGGTTATGAAATAGCCGCACACGGCTGGTGGTTTGTGAATGAATTTGTGGTTTACCAGTGGCGGCTTTTCAGCACACCGGATGCAGGGCATGGCGGACCATTCTTTTATCACTGGATCGTATTGCTGATTGGCTGTTTTCCGGCCAGCATCTTCCTGCTCAGCTATTTCCAAACCAGCCGTACAAAATCCATTTACCTGCAGCAATCAGGTGAGTCCAAAGATTTCAGGGTATGGATGTGGGTGTTATTCTGGGTAGTGTTATTGCTGTTTTCCATCGTTAAAACAAAGATCGTTCACTATTCTTCCCTCTGTTATTTCCCGCTGAGCTACCTCGCGGCTTTACAGATCTACCGTTTGCTGGAAGGAAGGTTTACATTGAAAGGATGGAATATCAGCCTGATCATGGTGATAGGGATCATCCTGGGCCTTGCCATTGGATTACTGCCACTGGTGGGTATTTATAAACATGAACTCATTCCTCATATCGGCGATCCTTTTGCGCGGGCCAACCTGGAAGCAGATGTGCCTTTCAGCTTCGGGGAAATGGGTTATGGCATTGGCTATATGATCCTGGTGATCGTGAGCTGTGTAATGCTCTTTAACAAAAAAGTAAAACAGGGGCTGCTCTGCCTTTTCATCAGCACTATCTTTATACTGGAAGCAACGGTGTTGAATTTTGTACCCAAAGTGGAGAAGTTCTCACAGGGCGCAGCCATTGAATACTTTGAATCGTTCATCGGGAAGGACGTGTATGTGCATCCTTTGAGCTATCACAGCTATGCACATCTTTATTATACGAGGAAGCAGCCGGGTGGCGATCCTGCCTATTATAAGGAAAATCAGAAAGATAATAAATGGTTGCTGGAAGGCAACATTGATAAGCCGGCCTATTTTATCTGCCGGATCCAGGATTCAGCTCCGTGGCGGGCACATCCCAACCTGGAGGTGACCGGTGAAAAGAATGGATTTGTATTCTTCAAAAGGAAATAA
- a CDS encoding superoxide dismutase has protein sequence MHKREFLKVASLAGLAAMADPKGLFAAENKKALLAEKAPFTLPALSYATDALEPYIDKMTMEIHHDKHHAAYVKNLNDALKGSPLEGLELEQILAKVTAKEAAIRNNGGGHYNHSLFWTLLGAQKTTPSAKLSAAINASFGSFEAFQTKFNDAAKTQFGSGWAWLIVKKDGKLAVINTPNQDNPLMTELVKETGKPILALDVWEHAYYLKYQNKRPDYVAAFWNVINWNEVEKLYDAAKK, from the coding sequence ATGCATAAAAGAGAATTCCTCAAAGTGGCCAGCCTGGCCGGTTTAGCCGCAATGGCTGATCCAAAAGGATTGTTTGCCGCGGAGAATAAGAAGGCCCTGTTAGCGGAAAAAGCACCTTTTACGCTGCCTGCACTTTCTTATGCTACTGATGCTTTGGAACCATATATCGACAAAATGACGATGGAGATCCACCACGATAAGCATCATGCCGCCTATGTGAAGAACCTGAACGATGCCCTGAAAGGTTCCCCGCTGGAAGGTTTGGAACTGGAGCAGATCCTCGCAAAAGTGACCGCAAAGGAAGCCGCTATCCGCAATAACGGAGGTGGGCATTACAATCACAGCCTTTTCTGGACCCTGCTGGGCGCACAGAAAACCACACCTTCTGCAAAGCTCTCGGCTGCTATCAATGCCAGCTTTGGCTCTTTTGAAGCATTCCAGACAAAGTTCAACGATGCCGCTAAAACCCAATTCGGTTCAGGCTGGGCATGGCTGATCGTGAAGAAAGATGGTAAGCTCGCGGTGATCAACACCCCTAACCAGGATAATCCCCTGATGACGGAACTGGTGAAAGAAACCGGCAAACCCATCCTGGCGCTGGATGTTTGGGAACATGCTTATTACCTGAAATACCAGAACAAACGCCCGGATTATGTGGCCGCCTTCTGGAATGTGATCAACTGGAACGAAGTGGAAAAGCTGTACGATGCCGCTAAAAAATAA
- a CDS encoding ThiF family adenylyltransferase codes for MMIQDRVQKTRHEPLTYSPFFYRPAIGKEKEALLKLLQDNPQISVYDELEGQLKELIKSKHPSRRLTAEESTAAIKEHLGGIAPEDYGVWVHYPWAGKVVHLLDEQEFITMRTSRNLHKITIEERDILGSKRIGVIGLSVGQTIALTLTMERICGELRLADFDTVELSNLNRLRTGVFNLGLPKVIIAAREILELDPFMKVKCYTDGATEENLHSFFTEGGKLDVLVEECDGVDVKILSRIRAKALKVPVVMDTNDRGMLDIERYDLEEDYPLLHGLIPDIADLSVLRNLTNEEKIPILGPMAGIKDMSPRMKQSLGEIGKTITTWPQLASSVMLGGALVADTCRRILLGQLQSSGRYYVDFDQLIQ; via the coding sequence ATGATGATTCAGGATCGCGTACAGAAGACAAGGCATGAGCCGTTGACCTATTCGCCATTTTTTTACCGGCCCGCGATTGGGAAGGAGAAGGAGGCCCTGCTGAAATTGTTGCAGGATAACCCTCAGATAAGCGTGTACGATGAGTTAGAGGGTCAGTTAAAAGAGCTGATCAAAAGTAAACACCCATCGCGCCGATTAACGGCAGAAGAGTCAACCGCCGCCATTAAGGAACACCTGGGAGGTATTGCCCCGGAAGATTACGGTGTATGGGTACATTATCCATGGGCAGGAAAAGTTGTACACCTGCTGGACGAACAAGAGTTTATTACCATGCGCACCTCGCGCAACCTGCATAAAATAACCATTGAAGAGCGAGATATACTGGGAAGCAAGCGAATTGGGGTGATCGGTTTGTCCGTGGGGCAAACGATTGCCTTAACTTTGACGATGGAACGGATCTGCGGAGAGCTCCGGCTGGCAGATTTCGATACCGTTGAGCTTTCCAATCTGAACCGGCTCCGTACCGGTGTTTTTAACCTTGGCCTTCCAAAAGTGATCATAGCTGCCCGGGAAATACTGGAGCTGGATCCTTTCATGAAAGTGAAGTGCTATACGGATGGCGCCACCGAAGAAAACCTGCATAGTTTCTTCACCGAAGGGGGCAAACTGGATGTGCTGGTGGAAGAATGTGATGGCGTGGATGTTAAGATCCTCAGCCGGATCAGGGCTAAAGCACTGAAAGTTCCTGTAGTGATGGACACTAACGACAGGGGCATGCTGGATATTGAACGCTATGACCTGGAAGAGGATTACCCTCTCTTACATGGCCTGATACCAGACATCGCAGATCTGAGCGTATTACGCAACCTTACCAATGAAGAAAAGATACCCATCCTGGGGCCTATGGCTGGTATAAAAGATATGAGCCCCCGGATGAAGCAATCGCTTGGAGAGATCGGTAAAACGATCACAACCTGGCCGCAACTGGCATCCTCTGTGATGCTCGGCGGGGCACTTGTGGCAGATACCTGCAGAAGGATCCTGTTAGGTCAGCTGCAATCATCAGGCAGGTATTATGTAGACTTTGATCAACTCATTCAATAA
- a CDS encoding sensor histidine kinase — translation MPIRFFVLVFLGLLWSQYSKAGEPVVFKDSSKLMQIGASLELYSDSSSKLTINDIVKQHFRPSGQEVPNLQISAFTNWAKFSIKNETDVHRLLLEVEYPTIDEITLYEVLPGGGYKKVALGQLKPFKERPYNHQNYIFPLDIPKGETREFYFEVRAGEQAQLPVYLGVETTMNFKNTERNFIFGLYIGIILVMALYNLFIYITIRDTSYLYYVGYIICVGLTQASQQGYTFRFLWPNNTWFATHDTLLIPIFNGITAAIFIQSFLHTREKYKTGHTILNAVVVAYLLCLIPTFMDQYFIANMMSQMTAMFASLLAIFVGIKVSIKGFIPARYFLVAWGIFLTSVVVFVMRNFNVLPYNDFTYYALQVGSAAEVPLLSFALANKINIYRKEKEESQAMALLVSQENEQLVREQNIILEAKVQERTEELQTSNKELNKVLTNLKEAQTQLVESEKMASLGQLTAGIAHEINNPINFVTSNIKPLKLDFEDLKGLLKKYEELGPNGNIEEQLKEIDRYKQQIDIEYVHTEIDSLIKGIEDGANRTAEIVKGLRTFSRLDESDLKSVDIHEGINSTLVLLRNTMPKNVTIIQDFGELPKIECYAGKLNQVFLNIINNALNAIKMKPVQGDEKLTITTRLMENKQVSIGIRDTGIGMTDKVKERIFEPFFTTKDVGEGTGLGLSIVFSIIEKHHGKILVESTPGIGTEFIIYLPQNVPSTQSYMS, via the coding sequence ATGCCTATACGTTTTTTCGTTTTAGTATTCCTTGGCCTGCTCTGGAGCCAATATTCCAAAGCAGGTGAACCCGTCGTATTTAAAGATAGCTCCAAACTCATGCAAATAGGAGCGTCATTGGAACTCTATAGTGACAGTAGCAGCAAGCTTACCATAAACGATATCGTTAAACAGCATTTCCGGCCTTCCGGCCAGGAAGTTCCTAACCTCCAGATCTCCGCTTTCACCAACTGGGCAAAGTTTTCCATCAAAAACGAAACAGATGTACACCGGCTTTTGCTGGAAGTGGAATATCCTACCATTGATGAGATCACCTTATACGAAGTGCTGCCGGGTGGCGGATACAAAAAAGTAGCGCTGGGGCAGCTTAAACCGTTTAAAGAACGGCCATACAATCATCAGAACTATATCTTCCCGCTGGACATCCCCAAAGGTGAAACCCGCGAATTCTACTTTGAAGTAAGGGCCGGAGAACAGGCACAGTTACCTGTTTACCTGGGTGTGGAAACTACCATGAACTTCAAGAACACAGAACGGAACTTCATATTCGGCCTTTACATCGGCATCATTCTCGTAATGGCCCTGTACAATCTCTTTATCTATATCACCATCCGCGATACCAGCTACCTGTATTACGTGGGTTACATCATCTGCGTAGGGCTTACTCAGGCATCGCAACAGGGGTACACTTTCCGGTTCCTCTGGCCCAACAATACCTGGTTTGCCACACACGATACATTACTGATACCCATTTTCAATGGTATCACGGCCGCTATATTCATTCAGTCTTTCTTACATACACGCGAGAAATATAAAACAGGGCATACCATCCTCAACGCCGTAGTGGTGGCATACCTGCTCTGCCTGATCCCTACTTTCATGGACCAGTATTTCATAGCCAACATGATGTCCCAGATGACAGCCATGTTTGCTTCCCTACTGGCCATTTTTGTAGGTATCAAAGTAAGCATCAAAGGATTCATTCCTGCCCGCTACTTCCTGGTGGCATGGGGTATTTTCCTCACCAGTGTAGTGGTGTTTGTGATGCGGAACTTTAATGTGCTGCCTTATAACGACTTTACTTACTATGCCCTGCAGGTAGGTTCTGCGGCGGAAGTACCCCTGCTGTCTTTCGCACTGGCCAATAAGATCAATATCTACCGGAAAGAGAAAGAAGAGTCGCAGGCCATGGCCCTGCTGGTATCCCAGGAAAATGAGCAACTCGTGCGCGAGCAGAACATTATACTGGAAGCCAAAGTGCAGGAAAGAACTGAAGAGCTGCAAACCAGTAATAAAGAGTTGAACAAAGTACTCACCAATCTCAAAGAAGCGCAAACGCAACTGGTGGAATCGGAGAAAATGGCCTCGCTGGGTCAGCTCACCGCGGGTATTGCGCATGAGATCAATAACCCTATTAACTTCGTTACCTCTAATATCAAACCCCTGAAGCTGGATTTCGAAGACCTCAAAGGCCTCCTGAAAAAGTACGAAGAACTGGGGCCAAATGGGAATATAGAAGAGCAGTTAAAAGAGATAGACCGCTACAAGCAGCAGATAGATATCGAATACGTACACACGGAAATAGATTCCCTGATCAAAGGAATTGAAGATGGCGCCAACCGCACGGCAGAGATCGTAAAAGGCCTCAGAACATTCAGCCGCCTGGATGAAAGCGATCTTAAATCCGTTGATATTCACGAAGGTATTAATTCCACGCTGGTGCTCCTCCGTAATACCATGCCCAAGAATGTGACCATCATACAGGACTTTGGGGAATTACCCAAGATTGAATGTTATGCCGGTAAACTGAACCAGGTTTTCCTCAATATCATCAACAACGCATTGAATGCCATTAAGATGAAGCCGGTGCAGGGAGATGAAAAGCTCACCATTACCACCCGCCTGATGGAAAATAAACAGGTGAGCATAGGGATCAGGGATACCGGCATCGGTATGACGGACAAGGTAAAAGAGCGGATCTTTGAGCCTTTCTTTACAACGAAAGATGTAGGCGAAGGAACCGGATTAGGTTTATCCATCGTATTTAGTATAATCGAGAAACATCATGGTAAGATACTGGTAGAATCCACTCCGGGTATAGGAACGGAATTTATTATATATTTACCTCAAAATGTGCCAAGTACTCAGAGTTATATGTCCTAA
- a CDS encoding sensor histidine kinase: MKNNRIRILYIDDEVHNLNAFRANFRRSYEIYTANSAAEGMQVLKGIEVHIIIADQKMPTTTGVEFFNEIKDLLPDPIRILLTGYTDVEDIIDAINKGHIFSYIKKPWDEHELFKTINNAYEIYSARKQLKEKVAELEKTNDELNRFIYSTSHDLRAPLMSVQGIINLSRLDQSLTDPQGYMNMIEVCITRLDSFIQKIIEYYRNSRLDLEYEKIDFEALINDCIDTFKHQNTTISFKVKIDQHVPFKGDFFRISVILNNLISNAVKYQKPEEAYPQVNLNVVVEPHKATIRIEDNGIGILSEHLSNIFKMFFRSKNNNKPGSGIGLYIVKEALSKIGGTISVDSRYGEGTQFEISIPNRNEFDS, translated from the coding sequence ATGAAAAATAACCGAATCAGGATACTGTACATCGATGATGAGGTACATAACTTAAATGCCTTCCGCGCCAACTTCCGCAGGAGCTATGAGATCTATACTGCCAATTCAGCCGCAGAAGGTATGCAGGTACTGAAAGGCATAGAAGTACACATCATCATAGCGGATCAGAAGATGCCTACCACTACAGGGGTAGAATTCTTCAACGAGATCAAAGACCTTTTACCCGACCCCATCCGCATTCTGCTCACAGGTTACACCGATGTGGAAGATATTATCGATGCCATTAACAAAGGGCATATCTTCTCCTACATCAAGAAACCCTGGGATGAACATGAACTGTTCAAAACCATAAACAACGCTTACGAGATCTACTCCGCCAGGAAACAGCTCAAAGAAAAAGTGGCAGAGCTGGAGAAAACAAATGATGAACTGAACCGCTTCATTTACTCCACCTCCCATGATCTCAGGGCACCGCTGATGAGCGTTCAGGGCATTATCAACCTCAGCCGGCTGGACCAGAGCCTGACAGATCCCCAGGGTTATATGAATATGATAGAGGTATGTATTACCCGGCTGGACAGTTTCATACAAAAGATCATTGAATATTACCGTAATTCCCGGCTGGACCTGGAATACGAGAAAATAGATTTTGAAGCCCTCATTAACGACTGTATTGATACTTTCAAACACCAGAACACCACCATCAGTTTCAAGGTAAAGATCGATCAGCATGTGCCGTTCAAGGGGGATTTCTTCAGAATAAGTGTAATACTGAACAATCTTATCTCAAATGCCGTTAAGTATCAGAAACCGGAAGAAGCATATCCCCAGGTGAATCTGAACGTAGTAGTAGAACCCCATAAGGCCACCATCCGGATAGAAGATAACGGAATAGGCATCCTGAGTGAGCATCTGAGCAATATCTTCAAAATGTTCTTCCGTTCAAAGAATAACAATAAACCCGGAAGCGGCATTGGCTTATACATTGTAAAGGAAGCTTTAAGCAAGATCGGTGGAACTATCAGTGTAGATTCCCGTTACGGTGAGGGCACACAATTTGAAATTTCTATCCCAAACAGAAATGAATTCGATTCCTGA
- a CDS encoding response regulator: protein MNSIPDLRVILIDDNDIDLLLHERLISIQQISRTILAFSNANKALEFLSSNITLPHIPPTVILLDIQMPEMDGFEFLRSFDSYPQKIKNQVYIIMVSSSLDFGDISRTNANPLVVRLLKKPLQPKELKEVIENIFKEQ, encoded by the coding sequence ATGAATTCGATTCCTGATCTTCGCGTCATACTGATAGATGATAACGACATCGATCTGCTACTGCATGAACGGCTGATATCCATACAGCAGATCAGCAGAACGATCCTTGCTTTCAGTAATGCCAATAAAGCGCTGGAGTTCCTTTCCAGCAATATCACCTTACCGCACATCCCCCCTACCGTTATCCTGCTGGACATTCAGATGCCGGAAATGGACGGGTTTGAATTCCTGCGGTCCTTTGATTCCTACCCTCAGAAGATCAAGAACCAGGTGTACATCATCATGGTTTCCTCTTCACTGGATTTTGGTGATATTTCCCGCACCAATGCCAATCCGCTGGTGGTAAGATTATTAAAGAAACCCCTGCAGCCAAAGGAGTTGAAAGAAGTGATAGAGAACATCTTTAAAGAACAATAA
- a CDS encoding trypsin-like peptidase domain-containing protein — protein sequence MNKKFTFAAIALIAAGVAGGYAISATTNKPYNSILQDDPKPLVQTSYTGSSANAAQPVDFERAAGTAVPSVVHIRTVVKFKQASIQQRGQRGDNPFGMDDDIFQRFFGDEGGSRQFRRPDQKASGSGVIISEDGYIVTNNHVVDGASEVTVTLNDRKNYSAKVIGTDPNTDLALVKIDAKGLPVMPLGNSDETKLGQWVLAIGYPLNLDVTVTQGIISAKSRNIGINRQGSAPVEAFLQTDAAVNPGSSGGALVNTNGELVGINAAIASPTGSYAGYAYSIPSNLMKKVIGDIMKFGSVQRGYLGISMAPENLEDAQKKELGIPDNLNGVFVVDTDPSGAAAAAGVKKGDAITKVNDVVVTSGAQLSEQIARQKPGDKVSLTVLRGGKENVLNVTLKGKMGAMASQMAAAVESLGAELKPLSPEQARKLGIAGGLQVTDISDGVLDAQTNMKEGFVITKIGGIPVKNLDELKAALAKQNGNFQIEGTYPGSGNVYYYGINDFNR from the coding sequence ATGAATAAGAAATTCACATTTGCCGCCATAGCATTAATTGCGGCAGGGGTTGCAGGAGGGTACGCTATCAGTGCTACCACCAACAAGCCTTACAACAGTATCTTACAGGATGATCCCAAGCCCCTTGTTCAAACTTCTTATACCGGTTCTTCCGCAAACGCAGCACAACCGGTAGATTTTGAAAGAGCAGCAGGTACGGCAGTTCCTTCTGTGGTACATATCAGAACCGTCGTTAAGTTCAAACAGGCCAGCATACAACAACGTGGCCAGCGGGGAGATAATCCCTTCGGCATGGACGACGATATTTTTCAACGTTTCTTTGGCGATGAAGGCGGTTCCCGCCAATTCCGCCGTCCGGACCAGAAAGCTTCCGGTTCAGGTGTGATCATCAGTGAGGATGGGTACATTGTTACCAATAACCACGTGGTGGACGGCGCATCAGAAGTGACCGTAACCCTGAACGACCGTAAGAACTACTCCGCAAAAGTAATTGGTACAGACCCTAATACAGACCTGGCATTGGTGAAGATCGACGCAAAAGGTTTGCCTGTAATGCCTTTGGGTAATTCAGACGAAACTAAATTAGGGCAATGGGTACTGGCCATCGGTTACCCGCTGAACCTGGATGTAACCGTTACACAAGGTATTATCAGTGCCAAATCCCGCAACATTGGTATCAACAGGCAAGGCTCTGCCCCGGTAGAAGCTTTCCTGCAAACAGATGCTGCAGTGAACCCCGGTAGTAGTGGTGGTGCATTGGTGAATACAAATGGCGAACTCGTAGGTATTAACGCCGCGATTGCTTCTCCTACAGGTTCCTATGCAGGGTATGCGTATTCTATCCCTTCCAACCTCATGAAAAAGGTGATCGGCGATATTATGAAATTTGGCTCCGTACAACGCGGATACCTTGGTATCAGCATGGCGCCTGAGAACCTGGAAGATGCACAGAAGAAAGAATTAGGCATCCCCGATAACCTGAATGGTGTGTTTGTAGTGGATACTGATCCGAGTGGTGCAGCAGCGGCTGCCGGTGTGAAGAAAGGAGATGCGATCACGAAAGTGAATGATGTGGTAGTTACTTCAGGCGCACAATTGTCTGAACAGATTGCCCGTCAGAAACCAGGTGATAAGGTGAGCCTGACCGTGTTAAGAGGTGGAAAGGAAAATGTGCTGAATGTTACACTGAAAGGAAAGATGGGTGCTATGGCCAGTCAGATGGCTGCAGCTGTTGAGTCCCTTGGTGCTGAACTTAAACCTCTTTCCCCGGAACAAGCTAGGAAACTGGGTATTGCCGGCGGATTGCAGGTAACGGATATTAGCGATGGCGTATTAGATGCGCAAACGAATATGAAGGAAGGATTTGTGATCACCAAAATAGGTGGGATTCCGGTAAAGAACCTGGACGAACTGAAAGCGGCGCTCGCAAAACAAAATGGAAATTTTCAGATCGAAGGTACTTACCCCGGTAGTGGAAATGTTTATTACTACGGGATCAACGATTTTAACAGATAA
- a CDS encoding sensor histidine kinase, whose protein sequence is MKLLNKTVQYYFLLSVVLLLVAVPVFYFVLQRIVIANVDARLIATKTQLIPRLQVMENKQPLLDNDITLEKSGKPGAKDSLYTSDKGTYRLLTSYLVINQETYRLQIKSSLANHQALITSIIILQVLLLSLLLAGLLLINRSLARQVWKPFYNTLRKLRAYKVDQVEPLQLPHSKVNEFEELNTAVEQLAERSRKSYVAQKEFAENASHEMRTPLAIFQGKLELLMQTTPLTEEQAMLITDMASASQRMARLNKGLILLTRIQNGQFPETEEVSIKKMALHLLDQYQQQMQQKELILEQHWEEDLHIAANPTLMEVLLSNLLVNAIRHNLKGGQIIVKLSAGVFTVQNTGQLYALNANRLFQRFSKNSADAESMGLGLEIVKKICDLYQFEISYTYEHPLHAFHVIMKR, encoded by the coding sequence ATGAAACTGCTCAATAAAACCGTACAATATTATTTCCTGCTTTCCGTGGTACTGCTGCTGGTAGCGGTACCCGTATTCTATTTTGTATTACAACGCATTGTGATCGCCAATGTAGATGCAAGGTTGATTGCCACCAAAACCCAGCTGATCCCGCGTTTGCAGGTAATGGAAAATAAACAGCCTTTACTGGACAATGACATTACACTGGAGAAGTCTGGTAAACCCGGCGCAAAAGATTCCCTCTATACATCGGATAAAGGCACTTACCGCCTGCTTACTTCTTACCTGGTGATCAACCAGGAAACGTATCGTTTACAGATCAAATCCTCCCTGGCTAATCACCAGGCATTGATCACCAGCATCATCATTCTGCAGGTACTGCTACTTTCTTTACTGCTGGCAGGTTTGCTACTGATCAACAGGAGCCTGGCCCGGCAGGTCTGGAAACCATTCTATAATACCCTGCGCAAACTGCGTGCGTATAAAGTGGACCAGGTGGAGCCTTTGCAATTGCCACATTCCAAAGTAAATGAATTTGAAGAACTGAATACCGCTGTAGAACAGCTCGCGGAACGCAGCAGAAAATCTTATGTGGCGCAGAAAGAGTTTGCAGAGAATGCTTCTCATGAAATGCGCACACCGCTGGCCATCTTCCAGGGGAAACTGGAACTGCTGATGCAAACCACCCCGCTCACGGAAGAGCAGGCTATGCTTATAACGGACATGGCTTCAGCAAGCCAGCGGATGGCCAGGCTGAACAAAGGCCTCATCCTGCTCACCCGTATCCAGAACGGCCAGTTCCCCGAAACGGAAGAAGTGTCCATCAAAAAAATGGCACTTCACCTGCTGGACCAATACCAGCAACAAATGCAGCAAAAGGAATTAATACTGGAGCAGCATTGGGAGGAAGATCTGCATATTGCAGCTAATCCCACATTGATGGAAGTATTGCTCAGTAACCTGCTGGTGAATGCCATCCGGCATAATCTGAAAGGAGGCCAGATCATTGTAAAACTCTCAGCCGGTGTATTTACCGTACAGAATACCGGCCAGCTGTATGCCCTTAATGCGAACCGGCTTTTCCAGCGCTTCTCCAAGAACAGTGCGGATGCAGAGAGCATGGGGCTTGGGCTGGAGATTGTGAAAAAGATCTGCGACCTGTACCAGTTTGAGATCAGTTATACCTATGAGCATCCCCTTCATGCTTTCCATGTTATAATGAAACGTTAA
- a CDS encoding response regulator transcription factor, with protein MKILIIEDEQALSKSIATYLAAENYTCEVAADCKTALDRIETFEYDCILLDISLPDGNGLQVLQALKRDHKTEGVIIISARDSIDDRIKGLQLGADDYLTKPFHLSELSARIAAVIRRRRFSGSNTLEAGGLVLDTQARTVKVKDQTVDLTRKEYDLLLYLITNRNRVISKHAIAEHLSGDGEGLFDNYDFIYAHMKNLKKKLLQAGWQDQIKAVYGMGYKMDVP; from the coding sequence ATGAAGATTCTAATTATTGAAGACGAACAGGCACTGAGTAAAAGCATTGCTACCTACCTCGCAGCGGAAAATTATACCTGCGAGGTAGCGGCAGATTGTAAAACTGCGCTGGACAGGATAGAGACATTTGAATATGACTGCATCCTGCTGGATATCTCCCTGCCGGATGGAAACGGGCTGCAGGTATTGCAGGCCCTGAAGCGGGACCATAAAACAGAAGGGGTGATCATTATCTCCGCGCGCGATTCCATCGACGACCGGATCAAAGGCCTTCAGCTGGGGGCAGACGATTACCTCACCAAACCATTTCATTTATCAGAGCTCAGCGCAAGGATCGCCGCAGTGATCCGCCGCCGCCGTTTTTCAGGAAGTAATACCCTGGAAGCAGGAGGGCTGGTGCTGGATACACAGGCAAGGACGGTAAAGGTAAAAGATCAAACGGTTGATCTTACCCGCAAGGAATACGATCTCCTTTTATACCTTATTACCAACCGCAACCGCGTAATTTCCAAACACGCCATTGCGGAACATTTGTCAGGAGACGGCGAAGGGCTGTTTGATAATTACGATTTCATCTACGCCCACATGAAGAACCTGAAGAAGAAATTATTACAGGCCGGCTGGCAGGATCAGATCAAAGCAGTATATGGTATGGGGTATAAAATGGATGTGCCATGA